The sequence GGGAGTATAACATTTTCCGGAAAATAATAATAAAATATCGGGAAAACTACAAAAGCAGCAGCGACAGCAAAAACTGCAAAAACAACGACATAAAGCACAATGAAAAAGGGCAAGGTGACGATCAGGTTGAAAAAGCCGAGCCCTATTATGCTCATTATAGCTGTGAAAACGCTTCTGCTCTTTGGCTTTTCATCAAGCGCTTTGATGTTGTATTCGGCGAGTATCAGCCTGGCGATTTTGTCAGGATTTCCGAGGCCGCGAGAAATCTCGTCTTCTGTCTTTCCCTGCCTTAGACCTTCCTGAAAATGATCTCTGTAATCTTGAAGGAATTCTTCTCTTTCTACTGGCTTGAGCTTTCTTAAACCTCTTTCCAGCCTTTTTATGTATTCAACACTGTTCATTTTCATTCCCCCTGCCAAGGAGTTTGTTTACCCCATTGTAGAATTCAAACCAGTCTTTTCTAAGCTTTTTGCACTTGGCTACACCCTCAGGAGTTAACCGGTAATATTTTCTAGCGGGTCCTTCGGTGGATTCTTTTATATATGATGTTAGCAATCCCTCTTTTAGCAACCGCTTAAGGAGAGGGTAAATTGTCCCTTCAGAAATCTTAATCGCATCAGAAATTTTCTCTACTAACTGATATCCGTAGCAATCTTCTTCTGAAAGGACGCTAAGGACGCACAAATCAAGAACGCCTTTTTTCATCTGTTTGTCCATCTCTACACCTCTTTTTGAGATCATCGTTTTTTCATTTTTCACTTATTTTGATATTGGAATTGCTTGTGTTTAGACTTATATACAGATTGCCTCCACCATAAATGCTTCCGTTAACGCTTGTCTTCTCTATGGAAGTTGCAAGGATAGGTACATTGTCTAAAATAACCCGGCCATTTGACGTATCAGCATCTATAACTGCGCCTGTCCCATGTGGTATGGCAAGCTCAATTCCCCCATTACTTGTGGTTAGTTTTAATTGACCGGAGCTCGGGAGTTCAGAATCCAAAACAATCCTTCCATTGGAAGTCTTCAAAGTGTTATTTTCCCCCAATAGAGAGGAGTTTCTTATATAAATGCTCCCGTTTGAAGTTTTCAAATATACTTGCGCCTGCGAATTT comes from Kosmotoga arenicorallina S304 and encodes:
- a CDS encoding PadR family transcriptional regulator, with protein sequence MDKQMKKGVLDLCVLSVLSEEDCYGYQLVEKISDAIKISEGTIYPLLKRLLKEGLLTSYIKESTEGPARKYYRLTPEGVAKCKKLRKDWFEFYNGVNKLLGRGNENEQC
- a CDS encoding DUF1700 domain-containing protein, with translation MNSVEYIKRLERGLRKLKPVEREEFLQDYRDHFQEGLRQGKTEDEISRGLGNPDKIARLILAEYNIKALDEKPKSRSVFTAIMSIIGLGFFNLIVTLPFFIVLYVVVFAVFAVAAAFVVFPIFYYYFPENVILPFSNLNQELLFVFGIMLIGIGIFLFSGKILKGVFKITVAFLKWNLKVIKGE